A DNA window from Vigna angularis cultivar LongXiaoDou No.4 chromosome 1, ASM1680809v1, whole genome shotgun sequence contains the following coding sequences:
- the LOC108327567 gene encoding uncharacterized protein LOC108327567 has translation MEEEQHTRDLIAQIQAQIQAQARTIQAQTHAQQEMQRKHAEEITMLRAERGCAERSAQHSESTADRGNNQHNDNAGSRNQQPSRHTDPNDRGRREPSPLRTDRPSILLPFTAIIMQTPMPEKNPPVLDKYDGSTDPDNHLRIFTNAMVFYTDSDPIMCRAFSLSLKDEALEWYNTLPPNTVDCFATVENLFKRQYASNRNQEVTPAELVNTKQEKGETLKAFMKRYMETARRVKEVSQSFIITNLPSCLKPGYFAEKLYARPPKTMEELQERIAEFIRMEDMRISQRKRQQEAEASGGRKDGKRPFGNNGKSGEFSRTFKFNHYTPLNTPRAKVLEEALNAELLTLQTKPSPRYADERKSCHFHQNREHTTEECITLKNEIERLVRAGHLRKYIQEARRSPERAYRKNERRRDYSRSPARHRERSVRGVIN, from the coding sequence atggaggAAGAACAACACACCAGAGATTTGATAGCGCAGATACAGGCGCAAATACAGGCACAAGCCAGAACCATACAAGCACAGACGCACGCACAACAAGAGATGCAGCGAAAGCACGCAGAAGAAATTACAATGTTGAGAGCAGAGCGAGGTTGTGCCGAGCGGTCAGCTCAACACTCGGAGTCCACAGCCGATCGGGGTAACAACCAACACAATGATAACGCTGGAAGTCGTAATCAGCAGCCATCTCGGCATACTGACCCGAATGATCGGGGAAGAAGGGAACCATCCCCCTTACGAACCGATCGGCCCTCCATTCTGCTCCCTTTCACTGCGATCATCATGCAAACTCCAATGCCAGAGAAGAACCCTCCTGTATTGGATAAGTATGATGGCTCGACGGATCCCGACAATCATCTCAGGATTTTCACCAATGCAATGGTGTTCTACACGGACAGTGATCCGATTATGTGCAGAGCCTTCTCCTTATCACTCAAGGATGAAGCATTAGAGTGGTATAACACTCTTCCCCCAAacacagtggattgcttcgccACTGTGGAAAACCTTTTTAAAAGGCAATATGCCTCCAATCGTAATCAGGAGGTAACGCCAGCGGAATTGGTAAATACTAAACAGGAAAAGggagaaactttgaaggcctttatgaaaaggtatatGGAAACTGCACGACGAGTTAAAGAGGTAAGTCAATCTTTTATCATCACCAATTTGCCTTCCTGTCTAAAACCAGGGTATTTTGCTGAGAAATTGTATGCACGACCGCCAAAAACAATGGAGGAGCTCCAAGAACGGATAGCCGAATTCATCCGCATGGAGGACATGCGAATTTCACAAAGAAAGCGACAACAAGAGGCTGAGGCAAGTGGAGGTAGAAAGGACGGTAAACGACCGTTCGGCAATAATGGTAAAAGCGGGGAGTTTTCCcgaacatttaaatttaatcactaTACACCCCTCAACACACCTAGGGCAAAAGTTCTTGAAGAAGCTCTAAACGCTGAACTTCTCACACTCCAAACGAAACCATCTCCAAGATACGCAGATGAAAGGAAGAGCTGTCATTTCCATCAGAATCGGGAGCATACTACAGAAGAATGCATTACGCTGAAAAACGAAATAGAACGTCTTGTTCGGGCAGGACACCTCCGTAAGTACATACAAGAAGCAAGAAGAAGTCCCGAACGAGCGTATCGGAAGAACGAACGAAGGCGGGACTATAGTCGCAGTCCAGCTCGCCATCGTGAACGATCGGTTCGCGGAGTTATAAACTGA
- the LOC108327575 gene encoding zinc finger BED domain-containing protein RICESLEEPER 3-like, which yields MRCSAHVLNIIVQEGLKVASDALQKIRESIKYVRGSEARKIAFKECVMQVRGIDSKVGLRMDVPTRWNSSYLMLESAIRYRHAFGSSSYPTSNRYFMQVWKIECLLLDNVKSDDLTIKDMSLSMMNKFSKYWDQYCDILAIATILDPRMKFEAIRFCYRKINHSTCAEKINFLKDKMYKLFEEYVKLNSIELNTSCSEVSLPTQPSFTNDEPVMDAFDEYVDYLSQHVNDTRRSELDLYLDEGNLDPIFFDKLDVLSYWRDRRDQYPNLSKMACDILSILITTVASESAFSLGSRVLTKYRSSILPENVEALILTQNWLQDFELTVLELDSIKPQRHKSLIVDKIDDA from the exons atgag GTGTAGTGCACATGTCTTGAATATTATTGTGCAAGAGGGATTAAAGGTGGCTTCTGATGCTTTGCAAAAGATTAGAGAGAGTATAAAATATGTAAGAGGATCAGAGGCAAGAAAAATTGCATTTAAAGAATGTGTTATGCAAGTAAGGGGTATTGATTCCAAAGTAGGTTTGAGAATGGATGTTCCTACTAGATGGAATTCTTCCTATCTTATGCTTGAGAGTGCAATTAGATATCGACATGCCTTTGGAA GTTCTTCTTATCCAACTTCTAATCGTTACTTCATGCAAGTTTGGAAAATTGAATGTTTGTTGCTGGACAATGTTAAAAGTGATGATCTGACGATTAAAGATATGTCATTGAGTATGATGAACAAGTTTAGTAAGTATTGGGATCAATATTGTGACATTCTTGCTATTGCGACTATTCTTGATCCACGGATGAAGTTTGAAGCAATTCGATTTTGTTATAGAAAGATTAATCATTCTACTTGTGCagaaaagattaattttttaaaggataAGATGTATAAGTTGTTTGAAGAATAtgtcaaattaaattcaattgaGTTAAACACTTCATGTTCTGAAGTTTCCCTTCCAACACAACCTTCTTTTACTAATGATGAGCCGGTGATGGATGCATTTGAT GAATATGTGGATTATTTGAGCCAACATGTTAATGACACTCGAAGGTCTGAATTGGACCTTTATTTAGATGAAGGGAATCTTGATCCAATTTTTTTTGATAAGTTGGATGTATTGAGTTATTGGAGGGATCGTCGAGATCAATATCCAAACTTATCTAAGATGGCTTGTGACATTCTTAGCATTCTAATCACAACAGTTGCTAGTGAGTCTGCCTTTAGTCTTGGTTCTCGTGTGCTAACCAAATATCGTTCTTCCATTCTTCCAGAGAATGTTGAGGCActcattttaactcaaaattggTTACAGGATTTTGAATTAACag TGCTGGAGCTGGACAGCATAAAGCCACAGAGACATAAATCACTGATTGTAGATAAAATTGATGATGCCTAA